The Deinococcus sp. Leaf326 genome has a segment encoding these proteins:
- a CDS encoding YdeI family protein, with product MTLSTLPELPFSSRADWRAWLETHHGREPGLWLVYHHAASGVPSVTYAEAVEEALCFGWIDSRTGRLDGHRHRQLFSPRRPGSPWSRINKERVDRLSAQALMAPAGLAVVAAARASGAWNLYDEVEALVIPPDLQAALEAEPPALANFTAFSASARKQVLWWIKGARRPGTRAGRIADAARRAAENRRPDDPRR from the coding sequence ATGACCCTCTCCACCCTGCCCGAGCTTCCGTTTTCCAGCCGCGCCGACTGGCGGGCCTGGCTGGAGACGCACCATGGCCGTGAGCCGGGCCTGTGGCTGGTGTACCACCACGCAGCGAGCGGCGTTCCCAGCGTGACCTACGCCGAGGCGGTCGAGGAGGCGCTGTGCTTCGGGTGGATCGACAGCCGCACCGGCAGACTGGACGGCCACCGCCACCGGCAGCTCTTCTCGCCGCGCCGGCCGGGCAGCCCATGGTCGAGAATCAACAAGGAGCGCGTGGACCGCCTGAGTGCCCAGGCCCTCATGGCCCCGGCCGGGCTCGCGGTGGTCGCGGCCGCGCGGGCGTCGGGGGCCTGGAACCTCTACGACGAGGTCGAGGCGCTGGTGATTCCCCCGGATCTTCAGGCCGCGCTGGAGGCCGAGCCGCCGGCCCTGGCGAACTTCACGGCCTTTTCCGCCTCGGCCAGGAAGCAGGTGCTGTGGTGGATCAAGGGTGCCAGACGGCCCGGGACGCGCGCAGGGCGAATCGCCGACGCTGCCCGTCGGGCCGCCGAGAACCGCCGGCCCGACGACCCCCGGCGCTGA